A genomic stretch from Bordetella sp. N includes:
- a CDS encoding sigma-70 family RNA polymerase sigma factor, producing the protein MSAESPSSVSFQRLYTEHRPWLVALLRRKLGNAEHAAELAQDTFERLLRSGPGALSMLEPRAYLTTVATRLATSHFRRQALEKAYLEVLAMQPEPMASSPEDHLLVIEALETVWSALDGLSPRTFQAFMMAQIDGQPYADVGASLNMSVGAVQKAVARGLERCYLALYA; encoded by the coding sequence ATGTCGGCCGAATCGCCCAGCTCAGTATCCTTCCAGCGCCTGTACACGGAGCACCGCCCGTGGCTGGTGGCATTGTTGAGGCGCAAGCTGGGTAATGCCGAACACGCCGCCGAGTTGGCGCAGGACACGTTCGAACGTCTGCTGCGCAGCGGGCCCGGCGCCTTGTCCATGCTGGAGCCGCGCGCCTACCTGACCACCGTGGCGACGCGCCTGGCCACCAGCCACTTCCGCAGGCAGGCGCTGGAGAAGGCCTATCTTGAAGTGCTGGCCATGCAGCCGGAGCCGATGGCCAGTTCACCCGAGGACCACCTGCTGGTTATCGAAGCGCTGGAGACGGTGTGGAGCGCGCTGGACGGACTGTCGCCGCGCACGTTCCAGGCTTTCATGATGGCGCAGATCGACGGGCAGCCCTATGCCGACGTCGGCGCCAGCCTGAATATGTCGGTCGGCGCCGTGCAGAAGGCCGTCGCCCGTGGACTGGAGCGCTGCTACCTTGCGCTCTACGCCTAG
- a CDS encoding FecR domain-containing protein, whose protein sequence is MAALPPANELRLREDAARWFLRLSHSPDDDALRTRFESWLMAAPAHAHAYSEVAATWEEFDDAERLRTLAAARDSAATRQRQRRRGALKQSAAAVLALGSVGVLWRVSRGPHTGTRLRLATAHGETRDVILSDGSRIQMGPATTLTYLFSDEQRSVAMLEGSAAFDVRHEPQRPFLVDMGGLEVKVLGTYFAIDILAERTRVGVQRGKVQVARPRRVFGWRLGNDADWLVTAGQVLDVTATGADRPAIPAADVFSLQGKVLTFTGTPLTEVAAILSRYRDRPILADPALRAVRIAAVVRTVDIEKFLLTLPRIAAVSVVDAGSDQATYLKKM, encoded by the coding sequence ATGGCCGCCCTGCCCCCCGCGAATGAACTGCGCCTGCGCGAAGACGCCGCGCGCTGGTTCCTGCGCCTGAGCCACTCACCCGACGACGACGCGCTACGCACGCGCTTCGAGTCCTGGCTGATGGCGGCGCCCGCGCACGCGCACGCCTACTCGGAAGTTGCCGCCACCTGGGAAGAGTTCGACGACGCGGAGCGCTTGCGCACCCTGGCCGCCGCCCGCGACAGCGCGGCCACGCGCCAACGCCAGCGCCGCCGCGGCGCCCTCAAGCAAAGCGCGGCGGCGGTACTGGCGCTGGGCAGCGTCGGAGTGCTCTGGCGTGTCAGCCGCGGCCCACACACGGGCACCCGCTTGCGGCTTGCCACCGCGCATGGCGAAACGCGCGACGTCATCCTGTCCGACGGCTCACGCATCCAGATGGGACCCGCCACCACGCTCACCTATTTATTCAGCGACGAGCAGCGCTCGGTCGCCATGCTGGAAGGCAGCGCCGCCTTTGACGTACGGCACGAGCCGCAGCGGCCTTTCCTGGTCGACATGGGCGGCCTGGAGGTGAAAGTGCTGGGCACGTACTTCGCCATCGACATCCTCGCTGAACGCACCCGCGTGGGCGTGCAGCGGGGCAAGGTCCAGGTGGCGCGGCCCCGCCGCGTGTTCGGCTGGCGTCTGGGCAATGACGCGGACTGGCTGGTGACCGCGGGACAGGTCCTGGACGTCACGGCCACCGGTGCCGACCGCCCGGCCATCCCCGCCGCCGACGTTTTCTCGTTGCAGGGCAAGGTGCTGACCTTCACCGGCACGCCCTTGACCGAAGTCGCCGCGATCCTGTCGCGCTATCGCGACCGTCCCATCCTGGCCGACCCCGCGCTGCGCGCGGTACGCATCGCGGCCGTGGTGCGCACCGTCGATATCGAGAAATTCCTGCTCACCTTGCCGCGCATCGCCGCCGTCTCGGTGGTCGACGCCGGCTCCGATCAGGCGACGTATCTAAAAAAGATGTAA
- a CDS encoding RNA polymerase sigma factor: MRVSQPSSLTWLGLSLDWVYSDLLRAILRRTGSAQHAKDVLHDALVRFAVLMARPRSAPQKIDEPHAYVRRIVDSVLVDQFRNESRYVPLPNDGDAMERALHGMHGAAPSSELLADLRQRLVAVQDVIESLPPRCREVFWLLRVEGLTYPEISTRLNIALKTVEGHAVKGLARVSMLRQLLA; this comes from the coding sequence ATGCGTGTGTCTCAACCCTCAAGCCTGACCTGGCTGGGACTCAGTCTCGACTGGGTTTACAGCGACCTGCTGCGCGCCATCCTGCGCCGTACGGGTAGCGCGCAGCACGCCAAGGATGTCCTGCACGACGCCCTCGTACGCTTCGCCGTGCTCATGGCGCGCCCAAGAAGCGCGCCGCAGAAGATCGATGAGCCGCATGCCTATGTGCGGCGCATCGTCGACTCGGTGCTGGTCGATCAATTCCGCAACGAGTCGCGCTACGTGCCCCTCCCGAATGACGGGGATGCCATGGAACGTGCGCTGCACGGCATGCACGGCGCCGCGCCTTCCAGCGAGCTGCTGGCCGACCTGCGCCAGCGCCTGGTGGCCGTCCAGGACGTGATCGAAAGCCTGCCGCCCCGCTGCCGCGAGGTGTTCTGGCTGCTGCGCGTCGAAGGCCTGACCTATCCTGAAATCAGCACCCGCTTGAACATCGCCCTGAAAACCGTCGAGGGCCATGCGGTCAAAGGCCTGGCCCGCGTGAGCATGCTGCGCCAGCTGCTGGCCTGA
- the rrtA gene encoding rhombosortase, with protein MKASAIFQAGTSPRRALAQTWHASRAWHVYILATGLLLVLQAAGPPVALTLRFDRAAIFAGQWWRLFTAHAVHLSWSHCALNVAGLWLVAAWCRAPLGAGRLFLYWAGLGGGISVLLLYATQVPDYVGLSGVLYGLFVLVLLPQALRRDVPAALALLAVLGWAAWQGLAGPSVVEQALIGGYIVTAAHGFGIVLATAWVLCVGLLRGAGSGEVMRAGPRKRSETVIGRLG; from the coding sequence ATGAAAGCATCCGCGATCTTCCAGGCTGGCACATCGCCGCGCCGCGCCCTGGCGCAGACGTGGCACGCCTCGCGCGCCTGGCATGTCTACATCCTGGCGACCGGCCTGCTGCTGGTCCTGCAGGCAGCGGGACCGCCGGTGGCGCTGACCCTGCGCTTCGACCGCGCCGCCATCTTCGCGGGGCAGTGGTGGCGCCTGTTCACGGCCCATGCGGTGCACCTGTCCTGGTCCCATTGCGCCTTGAACGTGGCTGGCCTGTGGCTGGTCGCGGCGTGGTGTCGCGCACCGCTCGGCGCGGGGCGGCTGTTTCTTTATTGGGCAGGCTTGGGCGGGGGCATATCCGTCTTGCTGCTTTACGCCACCCAGGTGCCGGACTATGTCGGCTTGTCGGGCGTCTTGTATGGACTGTTCGTGCTGGTGCTGTTGCCGCAAGCCTTACGCCGCGATGTGCCGGCGGCCTTGGCCCTGCTGGCGGTGCTGGGCTGGGCGGCATGGCAGGGACTGGCCGGGCCGTCCGTCGTCGAGCAGGCCTTGATAGGCGGTTATATCGTGACGGCCGCCCATGGCTTCGGCATTGTTTTGGCGACGGCATGGGTGCTATGCGTAGGCTTGCTGCGTGGAGCGGGTTCAGGCGAGGTGATGCGGGCAGGCCCGCGGAAACGATCTGAAACGGTTATAGGACGTTTAGGGTAG
- a CDS encoding polysaccharide deacetylase family protein, translated as MLELPHHGRYPYSAITQRPDYSWPEGKRLAIYLALNIEHFAFGEGLGHAMTNTLPGIDPRTFAWRDYGNRVGVWRLLELLDDLQAPACHLMNTTVMDYAPAITEAIMARGDEFIGHGRTNAERQGQLWEADEKRLLEEVRDKIKHHTGRAPRGWMGPWMSQSRVTPDLLQETGFDFEMDWPGDDQPIWMKTRQGRLLSMPYSLEINDSPQIIVRHHTGEDFATMIVHQFEEMLRQSERQPLVLGIALHTMIVGQPYRLYALRKALEHIVNHPQADKVWLTRPGEIYDHLLTLPEGTVV; from the coding sequence ATGTTGGAATTACCGCATCACGGCCGCTATCCGTACTCCGCCATCACCCAACGTCCGGATTATTCCTGGCCGGAGGGCAAGCGCCTGGCCATCTACCTTGCCCTGAACATCGAGCACTTCGCGTTCGGAGAAGGCCTGGGCCACGCGATGACCAATACCTTGCCCGGTATCGATCCCCGCACTTTCGCCTGGCGCGACTATGGCAACCGGGTTGGCGTGTGGCGCCTGCTGGAATTGCTGGACGACCTGCAGGCACCCGCCTGCCATCTGATGAACACCACCGTCATGGACTATGCACCGGCCATCACCGAAGCCATCATGGCGCGCGGCGATGAGTTCATCGGCCATGGCCGTACCAATGCCGAGCGTCAAGGGCAGTTGTGGGAAGCAGACGAGAAACGCCTGCTGGAGGAAGTCCGCGACAAGATCAAGCATCACACCGGGCGCGCGCCGCGCGGCTGGATGGGGCCGTGGATGTCGCAAAGCCGCGTCACGCCCGACCTGTTGCAGGAAACGGGCTTCGATTTCGAGATGGACTGGCCGGGCGACGACCAACCGATCTGGATGAAGACGCGGCAAGGCCGCTTGTTGTCCATGCCCTACTCGCTGGAAATCAACGACTCGCCCCAGATCATCGTGCGCCATCACACCGGCGAGGATTTCGCCACGATGATCGTGCATCAGTTCGAGGAGATGCTGCGGCAGTCAGAGCGTCAGCCTTTGGTATTGGGCATCGCCCTGCACACGATGATCGTCGGTCAGCCCTATCGCCTGTATGCCTTGCGCAAGGCGCTGGAGCACATCGTCAACCATCCGCAAGCGGACAAGGTCTGGCTCACCCGTCCGGGCGAGATCTATGACCACTTGCTCACCTTGCCCGAAGGCACGGTCGTCTGA
- a CDS encoding phytanoyl-CoA dioxygenase family protein translates to MGKKLSQDQIEHYKEKGYVSPVDAFTREQAAGYLKELESFEASQGRQLTKGFNFKPHLLFPWVDSIARSPAVLDAVEDILGPDILLFHLSVWPKNAHDSAFINWHQDATYFGLAPSTQLTVWVALSDAPVEAGCMEVVPGSQKLGQLHHGQNHTDNILLSKGQTVDVPFDKSHTEFMPVSAGQMSLHDTFLVHASGPNTTDHRRVGLGFSFIPASSRCTSKTRLTASLVRGKDHGNFDLETPPVVANGEAERALHAEAVRRFRASNDEQAAAY, encoded by the coding sequence TGGGCAAGAAACTTTCGCAAGACCAGATCGAACACTACAAGGAAAAGGGCTACGTCAGTCCCGTCGACGCATTCACGCGCGAACAGGCGGCGGGCTACCTCAAGGAGCTGGAATCCTTCGAGGCCTCGCAGGGGCGCCAACTGACCAAGGGCTTTAACTTCAAGCCGCATCTACTGTTTCCCTGGGTCGACAGCATCGCCAGAAGCCCGGCGGTGCTGGACGCGGTGGAGGACATCCTGGGACCCGACATCCTGCTGTTCCACCTGTCCGTGTGGCCCAAGAATGCCCACGACTCCGCCTTCATCAACTGGCATCAGGACGCCACCTATTTCGGCCTGGCGCCATCCACGCAGTTGACGGTCTGGGTAGCGCTGTCCGATGCGCCGGTGGAGGCGGGTTGCATGGAGGTGGTGCCTGGCTCCCAAAAACTGGGGCAGCTGCATCACGGCCAGAACCACACCGACAATATCCTGCTGTCCAAGGGCCAGACGGTCGACGTTCCCTTCGACAAATCGCACACGGAATTCATGCCTGTCAGTGCCGGCCAGATGTCGCTGCACGACACCTTCCTGGTGCACGCTTCGGGCCCCAACACCACCGACCATCGCCGCGTTGGACTGGGGTTCAGCTTCATTCCCGCCAGCTCCCGCTGCACCAGCAAGACCCGTCTTACGGCGTCCCTGGTGCGGGGCAAGGACCACGGCAACTTCGACCTGGAAACCCCGCCCGTCGTCGCCAATGGCGAAGCCGAACGCGCTTTGCACGCGGAAGCCGTACGCCGCTTCCGCGCCTCCAACGACGAACAAGCCGCCGCCTACTGA
- a CDS encoding flavin reductase family protein produces MEIDIQSLDPADQYRLISSTVVPRPIALITTWSERTGHNAAPFSFFNAMGENPPVLAIGLEDKRGSGELKDTTINIKETGEFVVHLVDEALAAAMNVCAISFPPEVSEIEQAGLTLAPSSKVRPQRIVQAPVAFECRKIAMIEVNQHRHITLGEVVRMHVRDGLFDMETGYIDPDRYHPIGRMFGRLYTQTRQHFEMEVPAYEAWLAGGGKEASAGR; encoded by the coding sequence ATGGAAATCGATATCCAGTCTTTGGACCCCGCCGATCAGTACCGCTTGATCTCGTCCACCGTGGTGCCCAGGCCTATCGCGCTGATCACCACCTGGTCCGAGCGCACGGGGCACAACGCCGCGCCGTTCAGTTTCTTCAATGCCATGGGCGAGAACCCGCCGGTGCTCGCCATCGGCCTGGAGGACAAGCGCGGCAGTGGCGAGCTGAAGGACACCACGATCAACATCAAGGAAACCGGCGAGTTCGTGGTTCACCTTGTCGATGAAGCACTCGCCGCGGCCATGAATGTCTGCGCCATCAGTTTCCCTCCCGAGGTCAGCGAGATCGAGCAGGCCGGATTGACCTTGGCGCCCAGCAGCAAGGTGCGGCCGCAACGCATCGTGCAGGCGCCGGTCGCCTTCGAGTGCCGCAAGATCGCCATGATCGAGGTGAATCAGCATCGGCACATCACCTTGGGAGAGGTGGTGCGCATGCACGTCCGCGACGGCCTGTTCGACATGGAGACCGGCTACATCGATCCCGACCGCTATCATCCCATAGGCCGGATGTTCGGTCGTCTATACACCCAGACCCGCCAGCATTTCGAGATGGAAGTGCCGGCCTACGAGGCGTGGCTGGCCGGCGGCGGCAAGGAGGCGTCCGCCGGCCGGTGA
- a CDS encoding DUF3597 domain-containing protein: MGIFSTILNAIFPSNHPATTEAAPTAGAAPAGGAAAAPTGSPAGGAANLPPVDVGAILTAKQASSGQTLNWKTSIVDLMKLLNLDSSLAARKTLAGELGYTGSTDDSAAMNIWLHKAVMTKLAENGGKVPDDLKG; the protein is encoded by the coding sequence ATGGGAATTTTTTCCACGATACTTAACGCTATCTTTCCTTCGAACCACCCGGCTACCACCGAGGCCGCACCCACGGCCGGCGCCGCGCCTGCGGGCGGTGCGGCGGCAGCCCCCACGGGTAGCCCCGCCGGCGGCGCGGCCAATCTGCCTCCGGTGGATGTGGGCGCTATCCTGACGGCCAAGCAGGCCAGCAGCGGGCAGACGCTCAATTGGAAGACGTCCATTGTCGACTTGATGAAGCTGCTCAACCTGGACAGCAGCCTGGCCGCGCGCAAGACGCTGGCGGGGGAGCTGGGATATACCGGTAGCACGGATGATTCGGCTGCCATGAATATCTGGCTGCATAAGGCGGTGATGACGAAGCTTGCCGAGAATGGCGGGAAAGTGCCGGATGATTTGAAAGGGTAG
- a CDS encoding NAD(P)-dependent oxidoreductase: MMRVLITGGAGFVGLALAQALLEQGAEVRLFDSRPPPSTFLEALRPHAARLTARQGSVCDDAAVRTACQGMTHVFHGAAVTAGPQREASEPLDVIGVNLGGTIRVLRAAADEGVTRFVYPSSLTVYGAEVEGDGLLAEAGTPTVPDTLYGITKYAAECTALRLGALWGVSVVTARIGSVMGPWEGKTGARDLVSPCAQIAALAAQGKTVILPGVYPRREMIYVPDLVDGLIALLSKQDPAYERYNLSANLDWSDLLVHWCGALEQRVPGFHWEVSPRHSNIDYYGATPRAGLDATRAHTDLGFTPRFGRDAALRHYADWVARHPSFFS; the protein is encoded by the coding sequence ATGATGCGCGTATTGATCACGGGAGGCGCGGGGTTCGTCGGCCTGGCCCTGGCCCAGGCCCTGCTCGAACAGGGCGCCGAGGTCCGCCTGTTCGATTCGCGTCCCCCGCCGTCAACCTTCCTGGAAGCCTTGCGACCCCATGCCGCGCGTCTGACCGCAAGGCAAGGCAGCGTCTGCGATGACGCGGCCGTGCGCACGGCTTGCCAGGGGATGACTCACGTCTTCCACGGCGCGGCGGTGACGGCCGGGCCGCAACGAGAGGCAAGCGAGCCGCTGGACGTCATCGGCGTCAACCTGGGCGGCACCATACGCGTCTTGCGCGCCGCGGCCGACGAGGGCGTGACGCGCTTCGTCTATCCCAGTTCCTTGACCGTCTATGGCGCGGAGGTCGAAGGCGACGGCCTGCTCGCGGAAGCCGGTACTCCCACCGTGCCGGACACTCTCTACGGCATCACCAAGTACGCGGCGGAGTGCACCGCGCTACGCCTGGGCGCGCTGTGGGGAGTAAGTGTCGTCACCGCGCGCATCGGCTCGGTCATGGGGCCATGGGAGGGCAAGACGGGCGCCCGTGACCTGGTCAGCCCTTGCGCGCAGATTGCCGCGCTTGCGGCGCAAGGCAAGACCGTCATTCTGCCCGGGGTCTATCCACGGCGTGAAATGATCTATGTACCGGACCTGGTGGACGGACTGATCGCGCTGCTGTCCAAACAGGATCCCGCTTACGAGCGCTACAACCTGTCGGCGAATCTCGATTGGTCCGACCTGCTGGTGCACTGGTGCGGCGCGCTTGAACAGCGTGTGCCCGGCTTCCACTGGGAGGTGTCGCCGCGGCACTCGAACATCGATTATTACGGCGCGACACCCCGCGCCGGGCTCGACGCCACGCGCGCCCACACCGATCTGGGCTTCACCCCTCGCTTCGGGCGCGACGCCGCGCTACGCCATTACGCCGACTGGGTCGCTCGGCACCCCTCATTCTTTTCCTGA
- a CDS encoding FecR domain-containing protein, protein MRSTPSMGQLFRLVAPQADKIDRNVVREAALWMARLQAGHDADAEDACRRWREAAAAHELAWQRLNGLGADLRTGLQGVGEATASATLRESRRRAARRGFTKGGLTVLGAGLLTWQVAPPSWLRWTADQSSGVGERRAFTLDDGTRVVLNTDTAIDVRYGATKRQIELRYGEMLIETAKDAAGRPFEVLTGAGRLTPVGTRFVVRDGMPRDGLAYQLTVLDGAVDVMAPNAGGLRIQAGQRALFGKAGVDGPVKAPVAADAWVRGMMVADGMPLRDFLRELGRYRHGFLRCAPEIAQWQVVGAYSLDNTDAALTLLTEILPVRIERRTNYWVTVAAR, encoded by the coding sequence TTGCGCTCTACGCCTAGCATGGGACAGCTCTTTCGCCTGGTCGCGCCCCAGGCCGACAAGATCGACCGCAATGTGGTGCGCGAGGCCGCGCTATGGATGGCGCGTCTGCAAGCCGGTCACGACGCCGATGCCGAAGATGCCTGCCGCCGCTGGCGCGAGGCCGCCGCCGCGCATGAACTGGCGTGGCAGCGCCTCAATGGCCTGGGCGCGGACCTGCGTACCGGCTTGCAGGGTGTCGGCGAGGCCACGGCCAGCGCCACCTTGCGCGAGTCGCGCCGGCGCGCGGCGCGGCGCGGCTTCACCAAAGGTGGGCTTACCGTGTTGGGCGCGGGCCTGCTTACCTGGCAGGTGGCGCCGCCCAGCTGGTTACGTTGGACCGCGGATCAATCCAGCGGTGTCGGCGAGCGCCGCGCGTTCACGCTGGACGACGGCACGCGGGTGGTCCTGAATACGGACACCGCCATCGACGTGCGCTATGGCGCGACGAAGCGCCAGATCGAATTGCGTTATGGCGAAATGCTCATCGAAACGGCCAAGGACGCCGCCGGCCGGCCCTTCGAGGTCCTGACCGGCGCGGGCCGCCTGACGCCCGTCGGCACGCGTTTCGTGGTCCGTGACGGCATGCCGCGCGACGGGCTGGCGTATCAGCTGACGGTGCTGGATGGGGCGGTGGACGTGATGGCGCCCAATGCTGGCGGCTTGCGCATCCAGGCGGGCCAGCGCGCCTTGTTCGGCAAGGCGGGTGTGGACGGGCCGGTCAAGGCGCCGGTCGCCGCCGATGCGTGGGTGCGCGGCATGATGGTCGCCGACGGCATGCCCTTGCGCGACTTCCTGCGAGAGCTGGGGCGCTATCGCCACGGTTTCTTGCGTTGCGCCCCGGAGATCGCGCAATGGCAGGTGGTGGGGGCGTACTCCCTGGACAACACGGATGCCGCGTTGACCCTGTTGACGGAGATCCTGCCAGTGCGGATAGAACGCCGCACGAACTACTGGGTCACGGTGGCGGCACGTTGA